Proteins encoded together in one Etheostoma cragini isolate CJK2018 chromosome 11, CSU_Ecrag_1.0, whole genome shotgun sequence window:
- the LOC117952707 gene encoding LOW QUALITY PROTEIN: THAP domain-containing protein 6-like (The sequence of the model RefSeq protein was modified relative to this genomic sequence to represent the inferred CDS: deleted 2 bases in 1 codon; substituted 1 base at 1 genomic stop codon) produces the protein MPEHCAAYSCSNRRTIENRARGITFHKFPKDKDTRKKWEVDLRREGFTGSASSVLCFQHFKQADFDRTGQIVRLRDGVIPSVFSFPVHLQRMEKGRATSTSRRAEESLSVASQDYETATSHPQPQPNDDQGYALPVSPTTLRTRLNEALARVKGLEREKKNAMAREKRARITVKSLLGEFSEKNLINEELKEKLEFFSDLKIDFMAKQGHEYTKDYRKFALTLNLHGPKDYKYLRETQHVPLPHPHTLQRWLRSVDAKPGLNKMMRDMLEKRCQGPGXIWMCFPHVGCHVHQKTCEI, from the exons ATGCCAGAGCACTGTGCAGCATATTCCTGCTCAAATCGGCGGACCATTGAAAACAGGGCTCGGGGGATTACTTTTCACAA gtTTCCCAAGGACAAAGATACAAGGAAAAAGTGGGAAGTAGATTTGAGGAGAGAAGGATTCACTGGAAGTGCTTCCTCAGTGCTTTGCTTCCAACATTTTAAGCAGGCTGATTTTGATAGAACGGGTCAGATTGTCCGACTTCGAGATGGTGTTATTCCATCTGTCTTCAGCTTCCCAGTTCACCTCCAAAGA ATGGAAAAGGGCAGGGCTACATCCACCTCAAGAAGAGCTGAAGAAAGCCTGTCCGTGGCCTCTCAGGATTACGAAACGGCAACCTCACACCCACAACCTCAGCCTAATGAT GATCAAGGCTATGCCTTGCCTGTGTCTCCTACCACCCTTAGGACCAGACTCAATGAAGCCTTGGCAAGAGTGAAAGGTCTGGAGCGAGAGAAGAAGAATGCTATGGCAAGAGAAAAGAGGGCAAGGATCACAGTAAAGAGTCTTTTGGGGGAGTTTAGCGAAAAGAACCTCATTAATGAAGAGCTCAAGGAGAAGCTTGAATTTTTCTCCG ATCTTAAGATAGATTTCATGGCAAAGCAGGGCCATGAGTACACAAAGGACTACAGAAAGTTTGCGCTCACTCTCAATCTACATGGTCCAAAGGATTACAAATACCTCAGAGAGACTCAACATGTCCCCCTCCCACATCCACATACATTACAAAG GTGGTTGCGTTCGGTGGATGCCAAGCCTGGCCTGAACAAGATGATGCGGGATATGCTGGAGAAAAGATGCCAGGGA CCAGGCTAAATATGGATGTGTTTCCCTCATGTTGGATGCCATGTCCATCAGAAAACATGTGAAATATAA
- the c11h2orf76 gene encoding UPF0538 protein C2orf76 homolog has translation MAAPAVVTVRLVRSFEHRNFKPVVFHGVQLDQTVHDFIQLVRDDIATRPGLTPPFKKYAYDTMKIIHQAHGAKTNELVMSLEDDEKLILQDSQTLTAAGVANETEVAFFRQEDYSVYKANPQTAW, from the exons ATGGCCGCTCCAGCTGTGGTCACCGTGCGACTGGTCCGCTCCTTCGAGCACCGAAACTTTAAACCAGTAGTGTTTCACGGAGTCCAGTTAGATCAGACGGTGCATGACTTCATACAGCTGGTCAGAGACG ATATAGCAACACGGCCGGGGCTTACTCCTCCTTTCAAGAAATACGCCTATG ACACAATGAAGATTATCCACCAAGCACATGGAGCAAAG actaATGAGTTGGTGATGAGTTTAGAGGACGATGAAAAGCTGATCCTGCAGGATAGCCAAACCCTTACAGCTGCTGGCGTTG cCAATGAAACAGAAGTGGCCTTCTTTAGACAGGAAGACTACAGCGTCTATAAAGCCAATCCCCAAACTGCTTGGTGA